A region from the Triticum urartu cultivar G1812 chromosome 1, Tu2.1, whole genome shotgun sequence genome encodes:
- the LOC125510873 gene encoding NAC domain-containing protein 86-like: MGTMTLPPGFRFRPTDDELVSYYLKRRVDNLKIELEVIPVIDLYKCEPWELPEKSFLPKRDLEWFFFVPRDRKYPNGSRTNRATTTGYWKATGKDRKVSCDGGAVCGVRKTLVFYKGRAPGGERTDWVMHEYRLCQDLLHGASNFIGAYALCRVIKRTEAGLLHGDAAAKARPGHRQMSKVGSSSSLVTTDQQLGSLTPSPPRLDIVGNAFQLHSSPSPLYGGGGEVVSGMGTPLGFPQQDAAATFFIDGDLAGAGETTQSHMPFFGDMGVVSDHELRWDTLPPCANSTFSTTAGAMELWNPAAPNAAAPMLCREASDDLAAFFSSLDENNMVVY; this comes from the exons ACGACGAGCTCGTCAGCTACTACCTCAAGCGGAGGGTCGACAACCTCAAGATCGAGCTCGAGGTCATCCCCGTCATCGACCTCTACAAGTGCGAGCCATGGGAGTTGCCAG AGAAGTCGTTCCTGCCCAAGAGGGACCTGGAGTGGTTCTTCTTCGTGCCGCGGGACCGCAAGTACCCCAACGGGTCGCGCACCAACCGGGCCACCACCACGGGCTACTGGAAGGCCACCGGCAAGGACCGCAAGGTGTCGTGCGACGGCGGCGCCGTGTGCGGCGTCAGGAAGACGCTGGTGTTCTACAAGGGCCGGGCCCCCGGCGGCGAGCGCACCGACTGGGTGATGCACGAGTACCGCCTCTGCCAGGACCTCCTCCACGGCGCCTCCAACTTCATCGGCGCCTACGCGCTCTGCCGCGTCATCAAGCGCACCGAGGCCGGCCTCCTCCACGGCGACGCGGCCGCCAAGGCGAGGCCGGGCCACCGGCAGATGAGCAAGGTCGGGAGCAGCTCGTCGCTGGTCACCACGGACCAGCAGCTGGGCTCCCTCACGCCCAGCCCGCCGCGCCTCGACATCGTCGGCAACGCCTTCCAGCTCCACAGCTCCCCCTCTCCCCTGTACggaggaggaggggaggtggTGTCCGGCATGGGCACGCCTCTGGGGTTCCCGCAGCAGGACGCCGCCGCCACATTCTTCATCGACGGCGACCTCGCCGGCGCAGGCGAGACGACGCAGTCGCACATGCCCTTCTTCGGCGACATGGGCGTGGTCTCGGACCACGAGCTCAGATGGGACACCTTGCCGCCCTGCGCCAACAGCACCTTCTCCACCACCGCCG GCGCGATGGAGCTGTGGAACCCGGCGGCACCGAACGCCGCCGCCCCGATGCTGTGCAGGGAGGCGAGCGACGACCTGGCGGCGTTTTTCTCGTCCTTGGACGAGAACAACATGGTGGTCTACTGA